One Actinoplanes missouriensis 431 DNA segment encodes these proteins:
- a CDS encoding 2-aminoethylphosphonate ABC transporter permease subunit gives MTRTRVLWVLPPLALLGGFLIYPLALVVRQSFTSGSSSSGSSSPGVPTLEIWRAVLSAGEFHRALGNTVVIAVAATAGCVVLGTFFAVVLALVPFPGATAVSRAVDTILAFPSFLIALSFTFLYGAAGILQLGDFLYTRWCVILAEITFYTPFVMRPALAALGQLPAERLNVAASLGARPWRVLRRIVLPEIAPAVAAGGALCLLLTLNEFGIVLFIGAKDVLTLPMLVHSKGVVMFDYPAACVVAVVEVALSLALYCLYRWVFTNARMVA, from the coding sequence ATGACCCGTACCCGTGTGCTGTGGGTTCTTCCGCCCCTGGCCCTGCTCGGCGGGTTCCTGATCTACCCGCTCGCGCTCGTGGTCCGGCAGTCGTTCACCTCAGGCTCTTCCTCCTCGGGCTCTTCCTCCCCGGGCGTGCCGACCTTGGAGATCTGGCGGGCCGTGCTCTCGGCCGGCGAGTTCCACCGGGCGCTCGGCAACACCGTGGTGATCGCGGTCGCGGCCACCGCCGGCTGCGTCGTGCTCGGCACGTTCTTCGCGGTCGTGCTCGCCCTGGTCCCGTTCCCCGGCGCCACCGCGGTGTCCCGGGCCGTCGACACGATCCTCGCGTTCCCGTCGTTCCTGATCGCGCTCAGCTTCACGTTCCTCTACGGCGCGGCCGGCATCCTGCAGCTCGGCGACTTCCTCTACACCCGCTGGTGCGTGATCCTCGCCGAGATCACCTTCTACACGCCGTTCGTCATGCGCCCGGCCCTCGCCGCGCTCGGCCAGCTCCCGGCCGAGCGCCTCAACGTGGCCGCCTCCCTCGGTGCGCGGCCCTGGCGGGTGCTGCGCCGCATCGTGCTCCCCGAGATCGCCCCGGCGGTCGCCGCCGGTGGCGCGCTCTGCCTGCTGCTGACCCTCAACGAGTTCGGCATCGTGCTCTTCATCGGCGCCAAGGACGTCCTCACCCTGCCGATGCTCGTGCACAGCAAGGGCGTCGTCATGTTCGACTACCCCGCCGCGTGCGTGGTCGCGGTCGTCGAGGTCGCCCTCTCCCTGGCCCTCTACTGTCTCTACCGCTGGGTGTTCACCAATGCTCGTATGGTCGCGTAA
- a CDS encoding alpha/beta hydrolase fold domain-containing protein, translating into MVSWQMRGVGLFTRLVYRRRYATAAAGLRTLNRPKGPSAPPASLAATRSTVNGFPVYRVGEAETAVIYLHGGAYTSEIVKQHWSLIGFLAEQTGCAVHVPIYGLSPKHHGLEALDLVSEVIRGLDRPCHLVGDSAGGGLALLAAQANRGRVAGLTMIAPWLDLTMSNPGIDAVEPHDPWLSRAGLRPVADAWTGGLPLDDPRLSPIHGDLDGLPPTQILVGTRDITLPDCRLLRDRLPAGTTLTYHEEPGAIHVYPLLPVPEARAGRRAIVDHIRACS; encoded by the coding sequence ATGGTCAGCTGGCAGATGCGCGGTGTCGGGCTCTTCACGCGACTGGTGTATCGGCGTCGCTACGCGACCGCGGCAGCCGGGCTGCGCACCCTGAACCGGCCCAAGGGCCCGTCCGCCCCGCCGGCGTCGCTGGCCGCCACCCGCTCGACCGTCAACGGGTTCCCCGTGTACCGGGTCGGCGAGGCGGAGACGGCCGTGATCTATCTGCACGGGGGCGCCTACACCAGCGAGATCGTCAAGCAGCACTGGTCACTCATCGGGTTCCTCGCCGAGCAGACCGGCTGTGCGGTACACGTACCCATCTATGGCCTGTCGCCGAAGCACCACGGCCTCGAAGCGCTCGATCTGGTCAGCGAGGTCATCCGTGGCCTGGACAGGCCGTGCCATCTGGTCGGCGACTCGGCCGGCGGCGGGCTGGCGCTGCTGGCCGCGCAGGCGAACAGGGGGCGCGTCGCCGGCCTCACGATGATCGCCCCGTGGCTGGATCTGACCATGTCGAACCCGGGGATCGACGCGGTCGAGCCGCACGACCCGTGGCTGTCCCGCGCCGGGCTGCGGCCGGTCGCGGACGCCTGGACCGGCGGTCTCCCGCTCGACGACCCACGGCTCAGCCCGATCCACGGTGACCTGGACGGGCTGCCGCCGACGCAGATCCTGGTCGGCACCCGCGACATCACCCTGCCGGACTGCCGGCTGCTGCGTGACCGGCTGCCCGCCGGCACGACGCTGACCTATCACGAGGAGCCGGGCGCGATCCACGTCTATCCGCTGCTGCCGGTCCCGGAGGCACGCGCCGGCCGGCGCGCCATCGTGGACCACATCCGCGCCTGTAGTTAA
- a CDS encoding ABC transporter substrate-binding protein: MHSNRVLFRALTVLVVASVAAAGCGGTSSTETTTSTLTKPPITIGFLNPSGGPVPQPGTDTGVQAAQSYINGEFGGINGHPIEVVPCDTDTTPEKAQSCANTFVEKKVVAVLDGYNLSSSAALPPLTAAQIPLVGMIPFDSVTGAKPENRVFFAAPQASFLVGALQAFQSEGKKSVTLALVDTPSSHQTIDTLLPALSTALGIRAKGIYFSPTSPNFTAVASAIAKDNPDVGGLVAAPSEAVCTALVKALRQLNYQGEIFTAACTDYIKDAPEQAAGGALYSSNWLPTAARYAPPEVQSDLAIAEKHIAAVEGGTAGYYAYGEFALLVNLAKALTASGATASVTGADVLKTLKALKDFPSFLGPKITCGSATSPNCTTQMLLFSVQPDGSTKPVTDTWITPAAQVLGAIPGAV, encoded by the coding sequence ATGCATAGCAATCGGGTCCTTTTCCGTGCCCTGACCGTGCTCGTGGTGGCCTCGGTGGCCGCCGCCGGCTGCGGCGGCACGTCCAGCACCGAGACGACCACCTCCACCCTGACCAAACCGCCGATCACCATCGGGTTCCTCAACCCCTCCGGCGGACCGGTGCCACAGCCGGGCACCGACACCGGCGTCCAGGCGGCGCAGTCCTACATCAACGGCGAGTTCGGCGGCATCAACGGCCACCCGATCGAGGTCGTCCCGTGCGACACCGACACGACGCCGGAGAAGGCCCAGTCCTGCGCCAACACTTTCGTGGAGAAGAAGGTCGTCGCGGTCCTGGACGGCTACAACCTGTCGTCCAGCGCGGCCCTGCCGCCGCTGACCGCCGCGCAGATCCCGCTGGTCGGCATGATCCCGTTCGACTCGGTGACCGGCGCCAAGCCGGAGAACCGCGTCTTCTTCGCCGCCCCGCAGGCGTCCTTCCTGGTCGGCGCGCTGCAGGCGTTCCAGTCCGAGGGGAAGAAGTCGGTCACCCTGGCGCTCGTCGACACCCCGTCGTCGCACCAGACCATCGACACCCTGCTGCCGGCGCTGTCCACGGCGCTCGGCATCCGGGCCAAGGGCATCTACTTCTCCCCGACCAGCCCGAACTTCACCGCGGTGGCCTCCGCGATCGCCAAGGACAACCCGGACGTCGGCGGGCTCGTCGCGGCGCCGAGCGAGGCGGTCTGCACCGCGCTGGTCAAGGCGCTGCGGCAGCTCAATTACCAGGGCGAGATCTTCACGGCGGCCTGCACCGACTACATCAAGGACGCGCCGGAGCAGGCCGCCGGCGGCGCGCTCTACTCCTCGAACTGGCTGCCCACGGCGGCGCGGTACGCGCCCCCGGAGGTGCAGAGCGACCTCGCGATCGCCGAGAAGCACATCGCGGCGGTGGAGGGCGGGACCGCCGGGTATTACGCGTACGGTGAGTTCGCGCTCCTCGTGAACCTCGCGAAGGCCCTCACCGCGTCCGGCGCCACCGCGAGCGTGACCGGCGCGGACGTACTGAAGACGTTGAAGGCTCTGAAGGACTTCCCCAGCTTCCTCGGCCCGAAGATCACCTGCGGCAGCGCCACCTCGCCCAACTGCACCACGCAGATGCTGCTGTTCAGCGTGCAGCCGGACGGCTCGACCAAGCCGGTCACCGACACCTGGATCACCCCGGCCGCACAGGTCCTCGGGGCCATCCCCGGCGCGGTCTGA
- a CDS encoding ABC transporter permease: MDQLLLFVTLGFAGGAVYAVIAASIVSLHAATGVLNFAQGSLALWGVWVVAELRRSGTLVLPVGSIGLSPEPMAAWPAVALGVLSVAGLALAAHWLVFRPLRAAPSLAQVVASVGLMLAIASLVPLRFATEGALAPALLTDRTATVAGAIVNVSDLILLATALIIAGALSAYLRFTRWGVATRAGAENELAARLTGIAPDRLAAVMWVLTGAATALVAVLAAPTLGLDPIGYMFYVLPGLAAALLARLTSIIVASLAGLAIGVLQSIILLLSTSDGWPAWAQAGLGEAVPFVLVVFALVVLGKSIPARDAPGPARMPAVVLPTRPWPAAAALLIGAVLAIGLTSGSWRFGVVTSIIMALIALSLVVLTGYLGQISLASMAFAGSGGFLLSRITMTWDIPFPLAILLAAGVATLVGVVVGLPALRVRGAQLAVVTLAGAVAVQQLAFANPALTPFEGNLIHGPTLFGWDLAVRSGTDLTTTAFAATVVVIVGVLAIAVVRLLAGGTGQSFLAVRSNERAAASAGINVAQVKLAGFALSAFLAGVGGCLIGYSRSQLSVESFNVVVGLSVLCMAYVGGITRISGALIAGLIAPLGVVYTLFNSTLGLGRYYTLIAACALVLTAVLNPAGLAGGTTGKLRREVAL, from the coding sequence ATGGACCAGCTGCTGCTCTTCGTCACGCTCGGCTTCGCCGGCGGAGCGGTCTATGCGGTGATCGCCGCGTCCATCGTGTCCCTGCACGCCGCCACCGGAGTCCTCAACTTCGCCCAGGGCTCGCTGGCCCTGTGGGGCGTGTGGGTGGTGGCCGAGCTGCGGCGGAGCGGCACGCTCGTCCTGCCGGTCGGGTCGATCGGCCTGAGCCCCGAGCCGATGGCGGCCTGGCCCGCCGTCGCGCTCGGGGTGCTCAGCGTCGCCGGCCTGGCGCTGGCCGCGCACTGGCTGGTGTTCCGCCCGCTGCGTGCGGCGCCCTCGCTGGCCCAGGTGGTGGCGTCGGTCGGGCTGATGCTGGCGATCGCCTCCCTGGTGCCGCTGCGCTTCGCGACCGAGGGCGCGCTCGCGCCCGCGCTGCTCACCGACCGCACGGCCACCGTCGCCGGAGCGATCGTCAACGTCAGCGACCTGATCCTGCTCGCGACCGCTCTGATCATCGCGGGGGCGCTCTCGGCCTACCTGCGGTTCACCCGGTGGGGCGTGGCGACCCGGGCCGGCGCCGAGAACGAGCTCGCCGCCCGGCTGACCGGAATCGCGCCGGACCGGCTGGCCGCCGTCATGTGGGTGCTGACCGGCGCGGCGACGGCTCTGGTTGCCGTCCTCGCCGCGCCCACGCTCGGCCTCGATCCGATCGGCTACATGTTCTACGTCCTGCCCGGCCTCGCCGCCGCCCTGCTGGCCCGGCTCACCTCGATCATCGTGGCGTCCCTGGCCGGGCTCGCCATCGGCGTCCTGCAGTCGATCATCCTGCTGCTCAGCACGTCGGACGGCTGGCCGGCCTGGGCACAGGCCGGGCTCGGCGAGGCGGTGCCGTTCGTCCTCGTGGTCTTCGCACTGGTGGTCCTCGGCAAGAGCATCCCGGCGCGGGACGCGCCCGGCCCGGCCCGGATGCCGGCCGTCGTGCTGCCCACCCGGCCCTGGCCGGCCGCCGCGGCGCTGCTGATCGGCGCGGTCCTCGCCATCGGGCTGACGTCCGGCAGCTGGCGGTTCGGCGTCGTCACCTCGATCATCATGGCACTGATCGCGCTGTCGCTCGTCGTGCTCACCGGCTACCTCGGCCAGATCTCGCTCGCCTCGATGGCGTTCGCCGGCAGCGGCGGGTTCCTGCTGTCCCGCATCACGATGACGTGGGACATCCCGTTCCCGCTGGCGATCCTGCTCGCGGCCGGCGTCGCGACGCTCGTCGGCGTGGTCGTCGGCCTGCCCGCGCTGCGGGTGCGCGGCGCCCAGCTGGCGGTGGTCACCCTGGCCGGCGCCGTCGCGGTGCAGCAGCTCGCGTTCGCGAACCCGGCGCTCACCCCGTTCGAGGGCAACCTGATCCACGGGCCCACCCTGTTCGGCTGGGACCTGGCGGTACGCAGCGGAACCGACCTCACCACGACGGCGTTCGCCGCGACGGTCGTCGTCATCGTCGGGGTGCTCGCCATCGCGGTGGTCCGCCTGCTGGCCGGCGGCACCGGGCAGTCGTTCCTCGCGGTCCGCTCCAACGAACGCGCCGCCGCGAGCGCCGGCATCAACGTGGCCCAGGTCAAGCTCGCCGGCTTCGCCCTCTCCGCGTTCCTCGCCGGGGTCGGCGGATGCCTGATCGGATACAGCCGCTCCCAGCTGTCCGTCGAGTCGTTCAACGTCGTCGTCGGGCTCAGCGTGCTCTGCATGGCGTACGTCGGCGGCATCACCCGGATCAGCGGCGCCCTCATCGCCGGCCTGATCGCGCCGCTCGGGGTCGTCTACACCCTGTTCAACAGCACCCTCGGCCTCGGCCGGTACTACACGCTGATCGCCGCCTGCGCCCTGGTCCTGACCGCGGTGCTCAACCCCGCCGGGCTCGCCGGCGGAACCACAGGCAAGCTGCGCCGGGAGGTAGCGCTGTGA
- a CDS encoding ABC transporter ATP-binding protein yields MNPLLSTEGLTVHYGGVRANTGISITADAGEVVGLIGPNGAGKTTFVDAVTGFTPAQGTVTVAGRRVDTLAPHQRRRAGLARTWQAGELFLDLTVRQNIAVAAGRRPLRNLWNDLTGRREATHETDAVMAMFGLEPVADRRPGELSLGRQKIVGVARALAGTVRVVLLDEPAAGLDTDESAAFGEHVRTIAGSGPAVLLIDHDMTLVAGICDRVYVLDYGAVIATGTPAEVLADPAVRTAYLGSELVP; encoded by the coding sequence GTGAACCCACTGCTGTCCACCGAGGGACTGACCGTCCACTACGGCGGCGTCCGGGCCAACACCGGGATCAGCATCACCGCCGACGCCGGTGAGGTGGTCGGCCTGATCGGTCCGAACGGCGCCGGCAAGACCACCTTCGTCGACGCCGTCACCGGGTTCACGCCCGCGCAGGGCACGGTCACCGTGGCCGGCCGGCGCGTCGACACGCTCGCCCCGCACCAGCGCCGGCGCGCCGGGCTGGCCCGCACCTGGCAGGCCGGCGAGCTGTTCCTGGACCTCACCGTGCGGCAGAACATCGCGGTCGCGGCCGGCCGCCGCCCGCTGCGCAACCTCTGGAACGACCTGACCGGCCGGCGCGAGGCCACGCACGAGACCGACGCCGTCATGGCGATGTTCGGCCTGGAACCGGTCGCCGACCGCCGTCCCGGCGAGCTCAGCCTCGGCCGCCAGAAGATCGTCGGCGTGGCCCGGGCGCTGGCCGGGACCGTCCGGGTGGTCCTGCTCGACGAGCCGGCCGCCGGGCTGGACACCGACGAGAGCGCCGCGTTCGGCGAACACGTCCGCACGATCGCCGGATCCGGCCCGGCCGTGCTGCTCATCGACCACGACATGACACTCGTCGCCGGCATCTGCGACCGGGTCTACGTCCTGGACTACGGCGCTGTCATCGCCACCGGGACGCCCGCTGAGGTGCTCGCCGACCCGGCCGTGCGCACCGCGTACCTCGGATCGGAGCTCGTCCCATGA
- a CDS encoding ABC transporter ATP-binding protein: MTALLSLTAVTAGYAGIPAVRDLDLSVAPGEIVAMLGPNGAGKTTTLLTAAGVITPMAGAVTAFGRPLRNRLEQNARAGLVLVPDTRGVFHTLSVRENLALARGGLDEALDLFPALNDLMSRRCGQLSGGEQQMLAIAKALVLRPRVLLIDEMSMGLAPVAVQALLPSIRALADRLGVGVLVVEQHIDLALSIADRAVVLHHGRVVLTGKAADLRADRHAVADAYFGAG, translated from the coding sequence ATGACCGCCCTGCTGAGCCTGACCGCCGTCACGGCCGGTTACGCGGGCATCCCCGCCGTCCGCGATCTCGACCTCAGCGTGGCGCCCGGCGAGATCGTCGCGATGCTCGGCCCCAACGGTGCCGGCAAGACCACCACCCTGCTCACCGCGGCCGGCGTCATCACGCCGATGGCCGGCGCCGTCACCGCGTTCGGCCGGCCGCTGCGCAACCGGCTCGAGCAGAACGCCCGCGCCGGTCTCGTCCTGGTCCCCGACACCAGGGGCGTCTTCCACACCCTTTCGGTACGGGAGAACCTAGCCCTGGCCCGAGGCGGTCTCGACGAGGCGCTCGACCTTTTCCCGGCCCTGAACGACCTGATGTCACGCCGGTGCGGCCAGCTCTCCGGCGGGGAGCAGCAGATGCTGGCGATCGCGAAGGCGCTGGTCCTGCGGCCCCGGGTGCTGCTGATCGACGAGATGAGCATGGGGCTGGCCCCGGTCGCGGTGCAGGCCCTGCTGCCCAGCATCCGCGCCCTCGCCGACCGGCTCGGCGTCGGCGTCCTGGTCGTCGAGCAGCACATCGACCTGGCCCTGTCGATCGCCGACCGCGCCGTCGTGCTGCACCACGGCCGGGTCGTCCTGACCGGCAAGGCCGCTGACCTGCGCGCCGACCGCCACGCCGTGGCCGACGCGTACTTCGGGGCCGGTTGA
- a CDS encoding DUF3592 domain-containing protein: MIEESDWWSRVGTAFLVGMPTLVGLALLVGAARQWARVRALLVSGRPATARVVDNQLESLSDGRTSFRPVVTFRTETGQEVTTTLPDLDGSRSHLVGTEVAVRYDPEKPSDATPAKASSAQTVVAVVFGVIFLVFALVAYQVMSSGMEDAGQFSDFP; the protein is encoded by the coding sequence ATGATCGAAGAGTCGGACTGGTGGTCCCGGGTGGGAACGGCCTTCCTCGTGGGGATGCCCACCCTGGTCGGTCTCGCGCTGCTGGTCGGGGCGGCGAGGCAGTGGGCCAGGGTCCGCGCTCTCCTCGTCTCCGGCCGCCCGGCCACCGCCCGCGTGGTCGACAACCAGCTGGAGTCGCTGTCCGACGGGCGGACCAGCTTCCGGCCGGTGGTCACCTTCCGGACGGAGACCGGCCAGGAGGTGACGACCACCCTCCCGGACCTGGACGGCTCCCGCTCCCACCTCGTCGGCACCGAGGTGGCCGTCCGCTACGACCCGGAGAAGCCGTCGGACGCGACCCCGGCCAAGGCAAGCAGCGCCCAGACCGTCGTCGCGGTGGTGTTCGGGGTGATCTTCCTGGTGTTCGCCCTGGTCGCGTACCAGGTGATGAGCTCGGGCATGGAGGATGCCGGCCAGTTCAGCGACTTCCCGTAA
- a CDS encoding VanZ family protein, with protein MSRIAPTVAPSRRTRMVVLGILAVAVAVIVIRRPLLMAAPRCLAGRWHGCYDTENGVVLMTLAGLPLAAVLVLLLARLRGGLRKPLAEVGIVYGTLPFLWMTMMPGVGAGVVAGRVSLVPLRDLVTMGPIGIGGNLLVFAALGFFAPIRFTALASVPRILALGAGGSALIEVAQYVFRLDRVSSVDDVLLNAAGAVLAGLASRRWWRTRARRALGGVTGSR; from the coding sequence ATGAGTCGGATCGCACCCACGGTCGCCCCGTCCCGCCGTACCCGAATGGTGGTTCTGGGGATTCTTGCCGTTGCCGTTGCCGTGATCGTCATCCGGCGGCCGCTGCTGATGGCCGCGCCCCGGTGCCTGGCGGGGAGGTGGCACGGTTGCTACGACACCGAGAACGGCGTGGTGCTGATGACGCTGGCCGGGCTGCCGCTCGCGGCCGTGCTGGTGCTTCTGCTCGCGCGGCTGCGCGGCGGCCTCCGGAAACCGCTGGCCGAGGTCGGCATCGTGTACGGCACGCTGCCGTTCCTCTGGATGACCATGATGCCGGGCGTGGGCGCCGGTGTGGTCGCCGGCCGGGTCAGCCTGGTTCCGCTGCGTGACCTGGTCACCATGGGGCCGATCGGGATCGGCGGGAATCTGCTGGTCTTCGCGGCGCTGGGCTTCTTCGCCCCGATCCGGTTCACGGCGCTGGCGTCCGTGCCGCGGATCCTGGCGCTCGGGGCGGGCGGTTCGGCTCTGATCGAGGTCGCGCAGTATGTGTTCCGGCTGGATCGGGTCTCGTCCGTCGACGACGTGCTGCTCAACGCGGCCGGGGCGGTGCTGGCCGGGCTGGCGTCGCGGCGTTGGTGGCGTACCCGGGCGCGCAGGGCGCTCGGTGGCGTTACGGGAAGTCGCTGA
- a CDS encoding MarR family transcriptional regulator — MVTEPGDLRTALRDLRIELALNTARVAALAGLNDSDLAVLDVLVREGGRSPTALARRTGTHPATLTGVLARLEKGGWVLRRRDATDRRSVLIEPVGAERLARLYRDGSQSLDELAEGLTGPERTVVLTYLRSAADLIRAATERLG; from the coding sequence GTGGTGACCGAACCCGGCGACCTGCGCACCGCTCTGCGGGACCTGCGCATCGAGCTGGCCCTCAACACCGCGCGGGTCGCCGCCCTCGCCGGGCTCAACGACTCCGACCTCGCCGTCCTCGACGTGCTCGTCCGTGAGGGAGGCCGGTCGCCGACCGCGCTTGCCCGGCGCACCGGCACGCATCCCGCCACGCTGACCGGAGTCCTCGCCCGGCTGGAGAAAGGCGGCTGGGTGCTGCGCCGGCGGGATGCCACCGACCGCCGCAGTGTCCTCATCGAACCGGTCGGCGCCGAGCGCCTCGCCCGCCTCTACCGGGACGGCAGCCAGAGCCTCGACGAGCTCGCCGAGGGACTCACCGGCCCGGAGCGGACTGTCGTCCTGACCTATCTGCGCTCCGCGGCCGACCTGATCCGGGCGGCGACGGAACGGCTCGGCTGA
- a CDS encoding COX15/CtaA family protein → MGTRSVRRSTTAALLTSFLIIATGGVVRVSGSGLGCPDWPRCTAGSFTSAAASTGVHGAIEFGNRVLTGVVVLAVGWVIVAAYPHRRDAGTFLWRSAWGQLLVVLLNAVVGGVTVWTGLNPYIVAGHFLAAMLLLASTTVSFDLAHRTGPPRPVQRSTARWGRLVLWTSAASVTAGTVVTGAGPHPGDTAEVTRIPLDWTILTYAHGLLAACALVAVAGCMRAAARHRDRLALHRSRTLLAALSGQAAIGLYQSLDGLPAVAVLLHLAGAALVWSGAVRVRLACPPTAAAPASRFGPLAGARQP, encoded by the coding sequence ATGGGTACGCGTTCTGTCCGCCGTTCCACCACCGCGGCGCTGCTGACCAGTTTCCTGATCATCGCGACCGGCGGGGTCGTCCGGGTCAGCGGTTCCGGCCTGGGCTGCCCGGACTGGCCGCGCTGCACCGCCGGCTCGTTCACCTCCGCCGCGGCGTCCACCGGCGTCCACGGCGCCATCGAGTTCGGCAACCGGGTGCTGACCGGCGTCGTCGTGCTGGCGGTCGGGTGGGTCATCGTCGCGGCGTACCCGCACCGGCGCGACGCCGGGACGTTCCTCTGGCGCAGCGCCTGGGGCCAGCTTCTGGTCGTCCTGCTGAACGCGGTGGTCGGTGGCGTCACGGTGTGGACCGGCCTGAACCCGTACATCGTGGCCGGCCACTTCCTGGCGGCGATGCTCCTGCTGGCCTCCACCACCGTCAGTTTCGATCTCGCGCACCGGACCGGCCCCCCGCGGCCCGTGCAGCGCTCGACGGCTCGATGGGGGCGTCTCGTCCTCTGGACGAGCGCGGCCTCGGTGACCGCGGGTACCGTCGTCACCGGCGCCGGGCCGCATCCCGGCGACACGGCCGAGGTGACCCGCATCCCGCTGGACTGGACCATCCTCACGTACGCACATGGTCTGCTCGCCGCATGCGCCCTGGTCGCGGTGGCCGGCTGCATGAGGGCTGCCGCCCGCCACCGCGACCGGCTCGCCCTGCACCGCAGCCGGACGTTACTCGCGGCGCTCTCAGGCCAGGCCGCGATCGGCCTCTACCAGAGCCTTGATGGTCTGCCCGCGGTCGCGGTCCTGCTGCACCTGGCCGGGGCGGCCCTCGTCTGGTCCGGCGCCGTCCGGGTGCGGCTGGCCTGCCCGCCAACGGCAGCCGCGCCGGCGTCCCGGTTCGGCCCGCTCGCCGGCGCGAGACAGCCGTGA
- a CDS encoding acyl-CoA-like ligand-binding transcription factor — translation MTARATLAERKRQLVAEELRNAAMMLMATRGFEQVTVDDIAATAGMSRRTFFRYYASKEDVVVRFIADMGADVLDELTGRPAGEPPSVALRHAIWRPLAGCADQPDHAERSRIVVRLILDTPALHARWLERQIEWRAGLSTGIAARRGLDPEAGPYPSMAAGMALLALDAVLQQWQPGDDETRLAELTDRAFAVVAPALDA, via the coding sequence ATGACCGCCAGGGCCACGCTCGCCGAGCGCAAGCGGCAGCTCGTTGCCGAGGAACTGCGCAACGCCGCCATGATGCTGATGGCGACCCGAGGCTTCGAGCAGGTGACCGTCGACGACATCGCGGCCACGGCCGGCATGTCCCGGCGCACCTTCTTCCGCTATTACGCGTCGAAAGAAGACGTTGTCGTCCGCTTCATCGCGGACATGGGCGCGGACGTCCTCGACGAGCTCACCGGCCGGCCGGCGGGTGAACCACCGTCGGTGGCGCTGCGCCACGCCATCTGGCGCCCGCTCGCCGGCTGCGCCGACCAGCCCGACCACGCGGAGCGCTCCCGGATCGTGGTCCGCCTGATCCTGGACACCCCGGCGCTGCACGCCCGCTGGCTGGAACGCCAGATCGAGTGGCGAGCCGGTCTTTCCACCGGCATTGCCGCACGCCGGGGCCTCGACCCGGAGGCCGGCCCCTACCCGTCGATGGCGGCGGGCATGGCGCTGCTCGCCCTCGACGCCGTCCTCCAGCAGTGGCAGCCCGGGGACGACGAGACGCGCCTCGCCGAACTGACCGACCGCGCGTTCGCGGTCGTCGCGCCCGCCCTGGACGCCTAG